Proteins from a single region of Caloramator sp. E03:
- a CDS encoding PadR family transcriptional regulator, which produces MRALKYAILGLLNRKPMSGYDLSKEFSSQIGNFWSANHSQIYPELKRLLDEKLVVYNIEISGDVLEKKVYTITEKGRKEFLRWLNKDEPMGPTPKDVFRLRMYFCNNLDVETRIRLLKHQLSQHEERLAFLSDEMKRYNTVPPIDSDAFGDYLVLDSAIMREETTIRWLKKCISLCQNGSDEK; this is translated from the coding sequence TTGAGAGCTTTAAAATATGCAATTTTAGGATTATTGAATAGAAAGCCTATGTCTGGTTATGATTTGAGCAAGGAATTCAGTAGTCAAATAGGTAATTTCTGGAGTGCAAATCACAGCCAGATATATCCAGAATTAAAGAGATTATTAGATGAAAAACTAGTAGTTTATAATATTGAGATAAGCGGTGATGTGTTAGAAAAAAAGGTTTATACAATTACTGAAAAAGGCAGAAAAGAATTTTTAAGATGGCTTAATAAGGATGAACCTATGGGGCCAACTCCAAAGGACGTTTTTCGCCTTAGAATGTACTTTTGCAATAACTTAGACGTAGAAACAAGGATTCGCCTTTTAAAGCATCAGCTATCTCAACATGAAGAGAGGCTTGCTTTTTTGTCAGATGAGATGAAGCGCTATAATACAGTTCCGCCTATTGATAGTGATGCTTTTGGGGATTATTTAGTTTTAGATAGTGCTATTATGAGAGAAGAAACCACTATACGATGGTTAAAGAAATGTATTTCTCTTTGTCAAAATGGTTCTGATGAAAAATAG
- a CDS encoding ABC transporter ATP-binding protein: MSKIMVRLENVVKDYGGQEAAAVNGLTMDINQGEFLTLLGPSGCGKTTTLRMIAGLEEPTNGKIIIDGDDVSKVPPYRRNVNTVFQNYALFPHMNVFENVAFGLKIKKVPKNEIEMKVNNILHLVKLDGYENRMPSELSGGQKQRVALARAIVNNPKVLLLDEPLSALDLKLRKEMQIELKHLQRELGITFIFVTHDQEEALTMSDRIAIMNNGNLEQIGTPDEIYEKPKTRFVANFIGETNLFKGVIFDKKESETIIDVSGDKIHVKECPFRNGEEVYISIRPERLKFKNKCENDMPHIKIKLKERIYIGSVIKTIVTTPYEKEIIVCEHVEDAYDFNKFGNTAYITWNSDCVVVLQ; this comes from the coding sequence ATGAGCAAAATAATGGTTCGTCTTGAAAATGTAGTTAAAGATTATGGAGGGCAGGAAGCTGCTGCTGTAAACGGCTTAACAATGGATATAAATCAGGGAGAATTTTTAACATTACTTGGTCCAAGTGGTTGTGGAAAAACAACAACCCTTAGAATGATTGCAGGTCTTGAGGAACCAACTAACGGTAAAATTATTATTGATGGAGATGATGTCTCTAAAGTACCCCCTTATAGGAGAAATGTTAATACTGTATTCCAAAATTATGCACTGTTTCCACACATGAATGTATTTGAAAATGTTGCCTTCGGGCTTAAGATAAAGAAAGTGCCTAAAAACGAAATAGAAATGAAAGTTAATAATATTCTTCACCTTGTAAAGCTTGATGGATATGAAAACAGAATGCCCTCTGAACTATCTGGTGGCCAAAAGCAAAGAGTTGCATTAGCAAGGGCTATAGTTAATAATCCAAAAGTTTTACTTCTTGATGAACCTCTTTCAGCACTTGATTTAAAGTTGAGAAAGGAAATGCAGATTGAGCTTAAACATCTTCAAAGAGAACTTGGAATAACATTTATTTTTGTAACTCACGATCAAGAAGAAGCTCTTACAATGTCAGATAGAATTGCAATAATGAACAATGGTAATCTTGAACAAATAGGTACTCCTGATGAAATATACGAAAAACCAAAGACAAGGTTTGTTGCTAATTTTATTGGGGAAACAAATCTTTTTAAAGGCGTAATTTTTGATAAAAAAGAATCAGAAACAATAATAGATGTATCAGGAGATAAGATACATGTAAAAGAATGCCCTTTTAGAAATGGTGAAGAAGTTTATATTTCTATTAGGCCCGAAAGATTAAAGTTTAAGAATAAATGTGAAAATGATATGCCACATATTAAAATTAAGCTTAAAGAGAGAATATATATAGGTTCAGTTATTAAAACAATTGTAACCACACCTTATGAAAAAGAAATTATTGTATGCGAACACGTTGAAGATGCTTACGATTTTAACAAATTCGGTAATACTGCCTATATTACTTGGAATTCAGATTGTGTGGTGGTTTTACAATGA
- a CDS encoding ABC transporter permease, whose product MKKKFSAFLILSPVLVWMFAFFLIPLFLVVSVSFLTRGQYGGIQFNITLDNYIRLIDPMYLKIFWNSLVISLMTTISCLLLGYPFAYIIGRSPKKFRAILLMLIILPFWTNSLVRTYAWIILLRTEGVLNSYLMMMGIINKPLQLLYNNGAVLVGMLYIMFPFMVLPIYASVEKLDNTLIEAAKDLYASPIKTFLKITLPLTKSGIFAGCLLVFVPTLGLFFIPDLMGGSKIILLSNLIKNQFLAARDWPFGMAISVLLIMLMLIIIGIMRLKGEKIDSEVF is encoded by the coding sequence ATGAAGAAAAAATTTTCTGCATTTTTAATTCTCTCTCCTGTATTAGTATGGATGTTTGCATTTTTCTTAATACCTTTGTTTCTTGTTGTTTCAGTAAGCTTTTTAACACGTGGACAATATGGGGGCATACAATTTAATATTACATTGGATAACTATATAAGATTGATTGATCCAATGTATTTAAAAATATTTTGGAATTCCCTGGTTATATCTTTAATGACTACTATATCATGTTTATTATTAGGTTACCCATTTGCATATATAATTGGAAGATCTCCAAAGAAGTTTAGGGCAATACTTCTTATGTTAATAATTCTTCCATTTTGGACTAACTCCCTTGTTAGAACTTATGCATGGATAATACTTCTTCGTACTGAAGGTGTATTAAATTCATACCTTATGATGATGGGTATAATAAATAAACCTCTTCAGCTGCTTTATAATAATGGTGCTGTATTAGTTGGAATGCTTTATATAATGTTTCCATTTATGGTACTCCCTATATATGCTTCGGTTGAAAAGTTAGATAATACACTGATTGAAGCAGCTAAAGATCTATATGCCTCACCAATTAAAACATTTTTAAAGATAACATTACCTCTAACTAAATCTGGAATATTTGCTGGCTGTCTTCTTGTTTTTGTCCCTACATTAGGGTTATTTTTCATACCTGATTTAATGGGCGGAAGCAAAATCATTCTTTTGAGTAACCTTATTAAAAATCAATTCCTTGCTGCAAGAGATTGGCCATTTGGAATGGCAATATCTGTTCTGCTTATTATGCTAATGCTTATTATAATAGGCATAATGAGACTAAAAGGCGAAAAAATAGATAGTGAGGTATTCTAA
- a CDS encoding extracellular solute-binding protein, whose amino-acid sequence MKKMNIWSILYSILIYTFLYLPIFILVMYSFNNSKLNSVWTGFTTKWYVNLFHDAAILNAMKNTLLIAFVSTMFSIVIGTLTAVGLYRYSFKGKKFIESFLYIPVVIPEIVFGIALLAFFSQIKLPLGLLTLIIAHITFSISYVVIVVKSRLDGFDKSLEEASMDLGATPRETFFKVTLPLIMPGIISGGLLAFTLSLDDVIISFFTAGPSSTTLPLKVFSMVKFGVTPEINALSTIMMLFSIIFVIIAETIKNKNLKSKKIKTILVSLVIIAITTSAGLNIAADKANSEPLVLNIFNWSEYLPQSVIDKFEQTYNVKVNYSTFSSNEEMLAKIMAGGSAYDLVVASDYMVDILVKQDLIQPIDKDNIPNLSNIGSSFLNLEFDKGNVYSVPYMWGDACIVYDTSKIKGNITGFNDLWNPAFKNSIVLLDDERAIIGMALQKNGYSINDTDPEHLEKAKNDLIKLKTNIKAYDSDSPKTLLINGEAKIGYVWGAEAYLAKKENKNLKVVIPKEGLFLQQDNFTIPKGAKQKKLAETFINFIYNPEISAEISKAFPYANPNIEAQKIIDQDILNDIAVYPPEEAVKKGEHLKDIGNDIKYFDKIWSQIKQ is encoded by the coding sequence ATGAAAAAAATGAATATATGGAGCATCCTATACAGTATATTAATTTATACTTTTTTGTATCTTCCTATATTTATACTCGTTATGTATTCCTTTAATAACTCAAAATTGAATTCAGTATGGACAGGATTTACAACAAAATGGTATGTAAACCTATTCCATGATGCAGCAATTTTAAATGCAATGAAAAATACTCTTTTGATTGCATTTGTTAGTACAATGTTTTCAATTGTAATAGGCACATTAACTGCAGTTGGACTGTATAGATATTCTTTTAAGGGTAAAAAATTTATTGAAAGTTTTCTTTATATACCTGTTGTAATACCTGAAATTGTTTTTGGTATTGCATTATTAGCATTTTTTTCTCAAATAAAGCTTCCTCTTGGGCTTTTAACTTTAATAATTGCTCATATAACTTTTTCAATATCATATGTTGTTATTGTTGTAAAATCAAGACTTGATGGATTTGACAAGTCTCTTGAGGAGGCATCAATGGATCTTGGAGCCACACCAAGAGAAACTTTTTTTAAAGTTACTCTTCCTTTAATTATGCCGGGAATTATTTCAGGGGGACTCCTTGCATTTACACTATCCCTTGACGACGTTATTATAAGCTTTTTTACAGCTGGACCATCATCAACTACTTTGCCCCTTAAAGTATTCTCTATGGTAAAATTTGGAGTAACACCTGAAATAAATGCTCTTTCAACAATAATGATGCTTTTTAGTATTATATTTGTTATTATTGCAGAAACAATTAAAAATAAAAATTTAAAAAGTAAAAAGATAAAAACAATTTTAGTAAGCCTTGTTATAATAGCAATTACTACATCTGCTGGATTAAACATTGCAGCAGATAAAGCAAATTCAGAGCCACTTGTTCTTAATATTTTTAACTGGTCTGAATACCTTCCTCAATCTGTAATAGATAAATTTGAGCAGACCTACAACGTAAAAGTCAATTACTCTACTTTCTCTTCAAATGAAGAAATGCTTGCAAAAATAATGGCAGGTGGTTCAGCTTATGACCTTGTTGTAGCATCGGACTATATGGTTGACATACTTGTTAAACAAGACCTTATTCAACCTATTGATAAGGATAATATACCAAATCTTTCTAATATAGGTTCTTCTTTTTTAAACCTTGAATTCGATAAAGGAAATGTATACAGCGTTCCTTATATGTGGGGAGATGCTTGTATAGTTTATGATACTTCAAAGATTAAGGGAAATATAACTGGATTTAATGATCTTTGGAACCCTGCATTTAAAAATAGTATTGTACTTTTGGATGATGAAAGAGCAATTATAGGCATGGCTCTTCAAAAAAATGGATATTCAATAAATGACACAGATCCAGAGCATCTTGAAAAAGCAAAAAATGACCTAATAAAACTTAAGACTAATATTAAAGCTTATGATTCTGACAGTCCAAAGACTCTATTAATTAATGGAGAGGCAAAGATTGGGTATGTATGGGGCGCAGAGGCTTATCTTGCAAAGAAAGAAAATAAAAACCTTAAGGTTGTAATTCCTAAAGAAGGACTTTTCCTACAACAAGATAACTTTACAATACCTAAAGGTGCAAAGCAGAAAAAGCTTGCAGAAACATTTATAAACTTTATATATAATCCTGAAATAAGTGCTGAAATATCAAAAGCCTTTCCTTATGCCAACCCTAATATAGAAGCACAAAAAATAATAGATCAGGACATTTTAAATGATATTGCAGTATATCCACCTGAAGAAGCCGTTAAAAAAGGAGAACACCTTAAAGATATCGGAAATGATATTAAGTATTTTGACAAAATCTGGTCTCAAATAAAGCAATAA